One Paralichthys olivaceus isolate ysfri-2021 chromosome 21, ASM2471397v2, whole genome shotgun sequence genomic window carries:
- the LOC109641406 gene encoding rap1 GTPase-GDP dissociation stimulator 1, with protein sequence MGHTNMPLNYSCTRPQTDKCRSSGLQPYSCNDNLNNALGSIRVLGLELIEHELKPHLNTVLTNIKEGQKGAAEQVVVSGILPILALSLRSRGPLTLLTAKLVAELAKESVVRKGFGDAGLVTALLSVLTSSDQELLLHAVRAIARMSYDSSKQQELLLRRGAVPRLVAILLRFPEKETLEEVCLQALCSVSGMGVAEEAGMVWERGASVRPEESVFHGVSPHTCGFASSVILVRASRWAPGQYAVNIEVFQRCSSSFWSLHGNKRTARWFPFSSLGSCSNLSSMIKFPGRNVPQTKSLKTRMFHTFL encoded by the exons ATGGGACACACCAACATGCCTCTCAACTACAGCTGCACTCGTCCACAGACGGACAAATGCAGATCCAGTGGACTGCAGCCTTACAGCTGCAACG ACAACCTGAACAACGCGTTGGGTTCCATCAGAGTCCTTGGTCTGGAGCTGATTGAGCATGAACTGAAACCACATCTGAACACGGTGCTGACCAACATTAAGGAGGGAC AGAAGGGCGCTGCTGAGCAGGTCGTGGTCAGCGGGATTCTTCCAATCCTGGCGCTGTCTCTGAGGAGCAGAGGGCCCCTCACGCTGCTGACGGCAAAACTAGTGGCTGAACTCGCCAAGGAAT CTGTGGTTCGTAAAGGTTTTGGCGACGCGGGCTTGGTTACGGCTCTGCTGTCGGTGTTGACCAGCTCAGACCAGGAACTGCTCCTTCACGCTGTGAGGGCCATCGCACGCATGTCGTACGACAGCT CGAAGCAGCAGGAACTGTTATTGCGTCGAGGTGCGGTGCCTCGTCTCGTCGCCATCCTTCTTCGTTTTCCCGAAAAGGAGACTCTGGAGGAAGTTTGCCTTCAGGCCCTGTGTAGCGTCAGTGGCATGGGGGTGGCGGAGGAGGCCGGGATGGTCTGGGAGAGGGGTGCGTCTGTGAGGCCCGAGGAGTCTGTGTTTCACGGCGTCTCTCCTCACACCTGTGGTTTTGCTTCTTCTGTGATTCTTGTGCGAGCGTCTCGATGGGCTCCGGGTCAATACGCGGTCAACATCGAGGTCTTCCAgcgctgctcctcctctttctggAGCCTTCATGGGAACAAGCGGACTGCTCGCTGGTTCCCCTTCTCCAGTTTGGGGAGTTGTTCAAATCTCTCCAGCATGATCAAGTTCCCAGGGAGGAATGTTCCTCAAACAAAAAGTCTAAAGACTCGCATGTTCCACACTTTTCTCTGA
- the LOC109641411 gene encoding uncharacterized protein: MDQTTRVVGLDAQGNMLFTVVKPVMSIFQVPPEQAGSVVQGGMDLQGLSENTLVLPQMQGQAPLEQNHVEMHNIQPHIPPQMQVSAPVQAEVVSQNQETPPNPSTNSASGNQMPFAEVSSLLDPNMKGSKARKYLISYDEIKRRLQDPEKMSLRSLAAYTRVSRGPASKKTLLESLNVLGLTPSTTTSVSSSFSKLTEGDTRALCEDMKDFSHDYIDYGNMAKQLIPETNTVQHWSKMIETKNHLEDMRKCFRDPVNSGAFDNVTHGLGLGMLDVTLDMIIMVIEQQIRILSGAAASDPVDTAPPMRRIRRRHRKTHSNNTETPHKVSGGVKDQGKVISKGKGRGKARKKIRQDTGVVGPVETPAEQYKPDDVEGNVLTLVSVGYETVSSGLNTAGTV; this comes from the exons ATGGACCAAACGACCAGGGTTGTGGGTCTGGACGCTCAGGGGAACATGCTTTTCACGGTGGTGAAGCCAGTGATGAGCATCTTCCAGGTTCCTCCAGAACAAGCCGGCAGCGTGGTACAAGGTGGCATGGATCTACAGGGTTTATCTGAAAACACACTGGTCCTCCCTCAAATGCAGGGCCAGGCTCCGCTCGAGCAGAACCACGTGGAGATGCACAACATACAGCCTCACATTCCGCCTCAGATGCAGGTTTCTGCTCCAGTCCAGGCCGAGGTTGTGTCTCAGAATCAGGAGACGCCACCAAACCCCAGCACAAATTCAGCGTCTGGTAACCAGATGCCCTTCGCAGAGGTGTCATCCCTCCTGGATCCGAACATGAAGGGATCTAAGGCTC GGAAGTATCTCATCTCCTATGATGAAATTAAACGGCGCCTGCAGGACCCGGAGAAGATGTCCCTGCGCTCTTTGGCAGCGTACACTCGTGTCAGCAGAGGACCAGCCAGCAAGAAAACACTTCTTGAATCACTAAATGTTCTCGGTCTCACACCAAGCACAACTACCTCCGTGTCCTCCTCATTCTCCAAGCTCACAGAag GCGACACCAGAGCTTTATGTGAAGATATGAAAGATTTCTCCCATGACTACATTGATTACGGTAACATGGCGAAACAGCTCATCCCAGAGACGAACACAGTTCAACACTGGTCCAAAATGATTGAAACCAA GAACCACCTCGAGGATATGAGGAAATGTTTCAGGGACCCGGTCAACAGTGGCGCGTTTGACAACGTCACTCACGGCCTCGGTCTGGGGATGTTGGATGTCACACTGGACATGATCATTATGGTAATCGAACAGCAAATCCGCATCTTGTCTGGTGCAGCGGCATCAGACCCAGTCGACACTGCTCCGCCGATGCGGCGTATCCGCAGGCGCCACCGTAAAACTCACTCAAATAACACTGAGACGCCTCACAAGGTGTCTGGGGGGGTCAAAGACCAAGGGAAGGTCATTTCCAAAGGAAAGGGGCGAGGCAAAGCCAGGAAGAAAATAAGACAGGACACCGGAGTGGTCGGTCCAGTGGAAACACCAGCAGAGCAGTATAAGCCAGACGATGTGGAGGGTAACGTCCTCACCCTGGTGTCTGTGGGATATGAGACTGTTTCCAGTGGGCTCAacacagctggaactgtttga
- the kif19 gene encoding kinesin-like protein KIF19 translates to MKDTGESKEQQFTVALRIRPLSDAEQEEAATGVAHRVDDQMVVLLDPMEDPDDILRANRSREKTYMFDVAFDYSASQDEVYRATTKGLIEGLISGYNATVFAYGPTGCGKTYTMLGTDKEPGIYVRTLNDLFRAIEDTSDDMLYSVSMSYLEIYNEMIRDLLNPSSGFLDLREDAKGEIQVAGITEVSTINAQEIMELLMKGNKQRTQEPTAANQTSSRSHAVLQVAVKQQSRCRDVLQEVRFARLFMIDLAGSERAAQTQNRGQRLKEGAHINRSLLALGNCINALSEKNGTKYVNYRDSKLTRLLKDSLGGNSRTVMIAHISPASVAFEESRNTLTYADRAKNIRTRVKKNLINVSYHIAQYTNIISDLRSEIQRLKKKIADQASRQVNSDRADIRNVQAEVQAHSTQSRAEMDQLREQLLDAFRQQMEIRKSLMELENSNMALQMDTSKHLLTIADWEQERSRHRRKWRAERRKESVNKDESEKDSDSSESPPDSNETQEVAIARDNLVTLMAEQKRIHKQKALLERRFLELRDRARRLEELLPRRVSSEEQREVLGLLCKVHELEIENAEMQSHALLKDNVIRQKNFVVQRFEQHRHLCDEIIQQQRQFIDDHSLLVPPHLQELYDIYMRELDERKLDRAVALDKVTTRHTIKEGSLPKITLPGQGRDNTQDVDSDQESVRNMCPDNRRGQAKIRRHTLPPILREPELDNNRVFKSSPHARQMKNSAVMTPPPIHINRKGNRELQPLAPESSLSFSHLSHSVSSQLDSSPESSEAGADIPVSRNERQQILKGVQNIVVKAARRRSKALEVEALRLPPPPSPLDPKKQKSSLSLSEAPPRGLPMRHGRQPSPELRHATSDDNLSSSTVEGPGLQVTWTRPRNRQVAAKNQTPRDVDFEARRKKRRSRSFEVTGQALPQTKTTTAQRFRPLDSTSDPHFQINGQPQALRPQYRGVPPLAKVRAPHNGQQTESSAAHMNNLKRGPQLRQPQPLLYITTTGTGGQRTRRH, encoded by the exons ATGGTGGTTCTCCTGGACCCGATGGAGGACCCGGACGACATCCTGCGTGCCAACCGCTCCCGGGAGAAGACTTACATGTTTGACGTGGCGTTCGACTACTCGGCCAGTCAG GACGAGGTGTACAGAGCTACAACCAAAGGGCTGATCGAGGGCCTGATATCAGGCTACAACGCAACTGTGTTTGCATACGGACccacag GTTGTGGGAAGACATACACCATGTTGGGGACGGACAAGGAGCCGGGCATCTACGTTCGAACGTTGAACGACCTGTTCCGAGCCATCGAGGACACCAGCGACGACATGCTGTACAGTGTCTCCATGTCCTACCTGGAG ATCTACAACGAGATGATCCGGGACCTGTTGAACCCGTCGTCAGGCTTTCTGGACTTGAGAGAAGACGCGAAGGGAGAGATCCAGGTCGCCGGCATCACTGAGGTGTCGACCATCAACGCCCAAGAG ATCATGGAACTGCTGATGAAGGGGAACAAGCAGCGCACCCAGGAGCCCACAGCCGCCAATCAGACGTCGTCTCGCTCCCACGCTGTGCTGCAGGTGGCCGTCAAGCAGCAGAGCCGCTGCCGAGACGTCCTGCAGGAGGTTCGCTTCGCACGCCTCTTCATGATCGACCTTGCCGGCTCCGAGCGAGCagcacag actcAGAACAGGGGTCAGCGGTTGAAAGAGGGGGCTCACATCAACCGCTCCCTCTTGGCTTTGGGCAACTGCATCAATGCCCTGAGCGAAAAAAATGGCACCAAGTACGTCAACTATCGAGACAGCAAGTTGACTCGCTTACTAAAG GACTCGTTGGGCGGGAACAGCCGAACGGTCATGATCGCCCATATTAGCCCCGCCTCTGTGGCTTTTGAGGAGTCTCGAAACACGTTGACGTACGCTGACCGTGCCAAAAATATTCGAACACGG gttaAGAAGAACCTGATAAATGTGTCATACCACATTGCTCAATACACCAACATCATCTCAGACCTGCGCTCCGAGATCCAGCGGCTCAAGAAAAAGATTGCAGATCAGGCAAGCCGCCAGGTCAACTCAGACCGGGCCGACATCCGCAACGTCCAGG CTGAAGTCCAGGCCCACTCCACCCAAAGTCGGGCGGAGATGGACCAGTTGAGGGAGCAGCTCCTGGACGCCTTCCGTCAACAGATGGAGATCAGGAAGAGCCTGATGGAGCTGGAGAACAGCAACATGGCGCTCCAGATGGACACGTCCAAACACCTGCTCACCATTGCAGA ctgggagcaggagaggagcaggCACAGGAGGAAGTGGCGTGCAGAAAGGAGAAAGGAAAGTGTGAATAAGGATGAAAGCGAGAAGGACTCTGACTCCTCTGAGTCTCCCCCTGACAGCAATGAGACCCAGGAGGTGGCGATTGCCCGAGACAATCTGGTCACACTCATGGCCGAGCAGAAAAGAATTCACAAACAAAAG GCGTTGCTCGAGCGCAGGTTTCTGGAGCTTCGGGATCGAGCTCGTcgcctggaggagctgctgcctcGGCGTGTGAGCTCAGAGGAGCAGCGTGAGGTGCTGGGCCTCCTCTGCAAGGTCCACGAGCTGGAGATCGAGAACGCCGAGATGCAGTCGCACGCGCTGCTCAAGGACAACGTCATCCGGCAGAAGAACTTTGTGGTGCAGCGCTTCGAGCAGCACAGACACCTGTGTGACGAGATcattcagcagcagagacagttcATTGACG ACCACAGTCTGCTGGTGCCCCCCCACCTCCAGGAGCTGTATGATATTTACATGAGGGAACTGGACGAGAGGAAGCTGGACAGAGCCGTGGCCCTGGACAAGGTCACCACCAGACACACCATCAAG GAGGGCTCTCTACCTAAGATCACGCTGCCCGGTCAGGGTCGCGACAACACGCAGGACGTGGACTCAGACCAGGAGAGTGTTCGCAACATGTGCCCCGATAACAGACGAGGCCAAGCCAAAATCCGGAGACACACTCTGCCCCCCATTCTGCGTGAGCCTGAGCT GGACAATAACAGAGTTTTTAAGAGCAGCCCTCATGCCAGGCAGATGAAAAACTCGGCTGTGATGACCCCACCTCCCATCCACATTAACAGAAAGGGCAACAGAGAG ctgcagccgCTGGCTCCTGAGAGCTCGCTGAGCTTCAGTCATCTCAGCCACAGCGTCAGCAGCCAGCTCGACTCATCGCCTGAGAGCAGCGAGGCCGGCGCCGATATCCCCGTGTCGCGAAATG AGCGGCAGCAGATCCTGAAGGGCGTTCAGAACATTGTTGTGAAAGCTGCCCGTCGACGCTCCAAAGCTCTGGAGGTGGAAGCCCTGCgactcccccctcccccctctccgcTGGACCCCAAGAAGCAGAAAAGCAGCCTCTCCCTGAGCGAGGCGCCACCTAGGGGTTTGCCAATGCGACACGGCAGGCAGCCCAGCCCCGAGCTCAGGCACGCCACCTCGGACGACAACCTGTCGAGCAGCACCGTGGAGGGACCCGGCCTGCAGGTGACCTGGACACGCCCACGTAACCGTCAGGTCGCCGCCAAGAACCAGACGCCCAGAGATGTGGACTTTGAGGCTCGACGCAAGAAGAGGCGCTCACGCTCTTTCGAGGTCACAGGTCAAGCA CTTCCTCAAACCAAGACAACCACAGCTCAGAGGTTTCGTCCTCTGGACAGCACATCAGACCCCCACTTCCAAATCAACGGTCAGCCCCAGGCCCTGCGGCCCCAGTACAGAGGGGTCCCTCCTCTCGCCAAAGTCAGGGCGCCCCACAACGGCCAGCAGACAG aGTCGTCCGCCGCCCACATGAATAACCTGAAGCGAGGGCCCCAGCTGCGGCAGCCCCAGCCCCTCCTCTACATCACCACGACGGGCACCGGGGGCCAGCGCACACGCAGACACTGA